The following proteins are encoded in a genomic region of Dyadobacter sp. UC 10:
- a CDS encoding helix-turn-helix domain-containing protein, whose product MSTVTVTPIKTALDYQNALKRIDELLILDPTPYSELDDELDVISTLVHAYEQTHNDIPNPDPIDAIKYLMEENGWKNKDLEQFIGPKSRVSEILNRKRYFTLQQIHNLHKHLGLPLEIFINEKMPQAA is encoded by the coding sequence ATGAGTACAGTAACTGTAACCCCCATAAAAACAGCATTAGACTATCAAAATGCCCTGAAGCGCATCGACGAATTACTTATTTTAGATCCGACCCCTTATTCTGAATTGGACGATGAGCTCGATGTCATAAGCACTTTGGTTCATGCTTATGAACAAACGCACAACGATATTCCTAATCCGGATCCGATTGACGCAATCAAATATTTGATGGAAGAAAATGGCTGGAAAAATAAAGATTTGGAGCAATTCATAGGTCCCAAATCAAGAGTGTCTGAAATACTTAACCGGAAGCGATACTTTACCTTGCAGCAAATTCATAACCTTCATAAGCACTTAGGATTACCCCTGGAGATCTTTATAAATGAGAAAATGCCGCAGGCAGCATAG
- a CDS encoding type II toxin-antitoxin system HigB family toxin yields the protein MRIITTTRLREFYHTHADSKIALEVWIAKIKDINIRNLNDLKQVANSVDIIGNNRVIFDIKGNKYQIITVVLVHRQIVYIRWIGTHAEYDKIDAHSV from the coding sequence ATGAGAATTATTACAACAACCCGTTTAAGAGAGTTCTATCATACGCATGCAGATTCGAAGATCGCGTTAGAAGTGTGGATTGCTAAAATCAAGGATATAAATATCCGAAACCTGAACGATCTTAAGCAAGTGGCCAATTCAGTGGATATTATTGGAAATAACAGAGTAATATTTGATATCAAAGGGAATAAGTATCAAATCATCACCGTCGTCCTGGTGCACCGGCAAATAGTTTACATCAGGTGGATTGGTACGCATGCCGAATATGATAAGATTGATGCCCATTCCGTATAA